The stretch of DNA TGTGGACCTTAAATCTTCTGTATATTTCACATTATAAAAGAAAGCGACTTCGCTTTTTTTAGCAGCAATAAGAGTTGACACACCACTTACCATTAGGCTGCTATCTCCTAAAATTTCAGCATCTATATTGATTTCTTCAATTAATTGCCCAAGTTGAAAAGGGCCTGACTTCTCATAAAAAAAGTCCTTTTGCATCGTTTGAATCACTTAAATTACTGGCATAATATCATTTATTATAACGATACTGGCAATTTGTCTATAAAAAAGCTCACCACCTTGTCCGGTAGGGAGTGTTGCCATAAGATAGATAAGATGGTTGATATTATGCACATCAGTGAAAAAGAATGGAATACATTGGCTTGTATCCCAGAAGATGAATTGGATAGAAAGGGGCTTGATATTACAGACACTCCGAGGAAAATCCCAGTCAACCATATGGTGGCGCTTAAAGATTGTTTTTTCTTGCGCCCAGCACTTAAGGACAAGGAATATTGCGATCATTGGCATGCTGATGATTGTTTGACTTTGGCAATACAGGATTATGTTTTAGAGCGCAAGGATATATTTGATAAAATAATCGCAATCTTAGAAAGACCTTGTGAATATATTCCAACCACGGAAAGCTTGGTAGAAAAAGGGGCAAAAAAATCTGATAATGGTATATGGGATAGAGCCAGGAAAAAGATGCATTGTGAAGACAAGCATAAAAAGCCATATACTATAGCTCTGCATGTAATGAATAAACATTGGGAAAGACGTTTCGCCATATTAATAAAAAGAAAGGATTAGATTATTGGGACTTTCAGTATTGGACAATTCAAAGACGTGAAGCTGACGGTTGGGGAGTTGTTCGTGAAGCACATCTACGACTCAGACAAAGGGTGGACTTTAGGGGCGAGTGTTAACTTCGCAAAAGGGGACAAAGCCGTGGGGATGAACAAATACAGGGCGGTGTTTGCAGGAAGAAGCGGCGGTGGGTATACATTCAGCACCATCGGTAAAGATGATGTTCATTGTACGGAAGATGGGAAGGTATGTGAAGTGACGAAGTCTAATCTGGATGCCAGCAAGCCTGGCAGCTTTGACTATGCGTACAACATTAAGGAGATCAGGGCGAAATTCAGCCAGATTGATGAGGGGACGAAGCAGAAAGCTGCATAGAACCTAAAGAGTGGGGACTTTATTGGTAATACGGTTGATGGCATGATGGATGCTCTTGGGGATGTGAAGGACGCGTTCAAATCCATCACCCCAGACTTCCTCTGGCCAAAGGATTCCGTAGTTGTTGAAGAACCACAAGTACCTCAGTCAGAGGAGCAACAGGAGGAAGAAGAGGAGCCGGAAGAAAAAGCTGCTGCAAAAAAGAAGCAAAGGTCAGCAGGCAAAAAATCTTCACAAAATGATAATGAAAATGATGAAGAGCTTAAGAAGACGCAAGAGGAGCCCATGCTATACCAAAAAAAGCAGCTGATGAGATAGATGCGCTGAATGACCAAGTAGATAGTAGTAATGACATATCTGGTGCTGAAAAGAGTGCGTTTAGGCTATATATGGCAGGTATGAAAGCAGATATAGCAGAGATAGTGGATGATGCTGCAGAAGGGGGGATTAGGAATGCTGCAGTGGTATATAACAAAGCCAAGGTAGAGTATCTGGCTTTTGCAGCAGAGTATCCAAATTTGACAGAGTATGGAATGTCTGTTTTGATGATTGGTGTAAAAACCATAGCAACATTTGGAACCGGGTTGTTGCCCGCAATTGCTACAGAAACAAGTGGGCACTTAAGTGCGGCGGCGATTAATGAATTGTTTGGGTAGGATATCCATAAAGGATTTGTTGCGGCAAGGCAAAAAAGTGGGGAGAAGCTGAGGGAGAAGTATCCAAACTTGTCTGTTGCCGAGAGCGAGGATTTTGCTGAAATGGGTTTGATGTGTGCAGTGCTTGCTGTAGGCGCCAAATCGATGATCAAGGATTAAAGAAAATTTGGGAGTGTTGCCATAAGATAGATAAGATGCTAAAATGAATATAGCGAGCAACAAAGAAAATAGAGATATGAATACAGAGTGTAAAAAATGCAGTAGCAGTAAATACGTTAAGAATGGTAATATTAGGGGTATGCAAAGGTATAAATGCAAAGAGTGTGGATGTAATTTTACAAGCACTAAATTAAGAGGCTGTTCGCCAGAGATGAAGGCTCTGGCAGTGTTATTGTACAGCATGGGGAAAAGTAGCTTTAGATGGCTAGGGAAATTATTTAAAGTAGCTCATACTAGCGTATATAAGTGGATAATACTGTATGCTAAAAAGATACCAAGACCAACAGTGCCGGAAGAATTGAGAGAAGTTGAAACAGATGAGATGTGGCATTTTGTAGATTCAAAAAAAACAAATTATGGATATGGAAAGCCTATAGTAGGGAGCTCAAGAGAGTTGTTGCCTGGGTGGTTGGTAAGCGTAACGTTACAACCTTTAGAAAATTGTGGAAAATCATAAGTAGAGATAATTGCACTTATTACACAGACGATTGGTCTGTTTATTCAGAGGTTATACCTCGCCATCAACATGTTGTTGGCAAACAACATACACTCTCAATTGAGTCCAATAACTCAAACACAAGGCACAGAATTGCAAGAATGACCAGAAAAACAAAGGTAGTTTCAAAATCTGAAGAAGTTGTCGATCTTACGATTAAGCTCTGGGTACATTTTGAGGATAACAATAATTTCCTAGATAGTGTCGTCATGAGATTTGTGGTATAATATGAAAGAAAAGATAAATCAGGAGTAAAAATGGATTTAGGGCTACATAGGCATGATATAACAGATAATATGTGGGATTTGATAAAGGATCATTTGCCAGGAAGGGAAGGTACGTGGGGAGGTTTGGCACATAATAACAGAAGATTCATTAACGCAGTATTTTGGATATTAAGAACAGGTTCTCCCTGGAGAGATTTGCCTTCAGAATATGGAGGATGGAAAAATACACATAAAAGATTTTGCAGATGGAGAGACAAAAGGATATGGGAGGCTTTATTGGAGATATTTGTGAAAGAACCTGATATGGAATGATTAATGATAGACGCAAGTCATAGTAAAGTGCATCCACATGCTTCAGGTGCAAAAGGCGGCAATCAAGATATGAGTCGTACAAAAGGGGGCTCAATACAAAGATTCACCTTGCCGTGGATTCACATGGTATGCCACTCAAAGTTATTGTCACAAAAGGCTCAGAAGCTGATTGCAAGCAGGCTGTTAATCTTATTGAAGAGATGAAAGCTGAGTACTTACTAGCCGACAGAGGGTACGATGCTAATTACATAATTGACCATGCCCAAGAATTGGGCATGAGAGTTGTTATTCCTCCTAAAAAGAACAGAATCACCCAGAGAAAATACAATAAAGATTTATATAAAATAAGGCATATTGTAGAAAACACCTTTCTTCATCTTAAAAGATGGAGGGGAATTGCAACCAGATATGCTAAAAATTCAGCTTCTTTCCTTGCCGCAATTCAGATTAGATGCTTATCTCTTTGGCTTAAAATCTCATGACGACATTATCTAAGTGAGCAGGGCAATTTTATATCTATCTTTGGCTAACACTCTGGAAAATTTATACAGCTCCCTCAGAACAAGTGGCAGCCCTAGAATTGCAAGACTTTGCCGAAAAATGGGATAAAAAATATCCTGTTATTTCCGATATTTGGAAAAGAAATTGGTCGGGAATTAGATAATGTCGTCATGAGATTTTAAGCCAAAGAGATAAGCATCTAATCTGAATTGCGGCAAGAAAAGAAGCTGAATTTTTAGCATATCTGGTTGCAATTCCCCTCCATCTTTTAAGATGAAGAAAGGTGTTTTCTACAATATGCCTTATTTTGTATAAATCTTTATTGTATTTTCTCTGGGTGATTCTGTTCTTTTTAGGAGGAATAACAACTCTCATGCCCAATTCTTGGGCATGGTCAATTATGTAATTAGCATCGTACCCTCTGTCGGCTAGTAAGTACTCAGCTTTCATCTCTTCAATAAGATTAACAGCCTGCTTGCAATCAGCTTCTGAGCCTTTTGTGACAATAACTTTGAGTGGCATACCATGTGAATCCACGGCAAGGTGAATCTTTGTATTGAGCCCCCTTTTGTACGACTCATATCTTGATTGCCGCCTTTTGCACCTGAAGCATGTGGATGCACTTTACTATGACTTGCGTCTATCATTAATCATTCCATATCAGGTTCTTTCACAAATATCTCCAATAAAGCCTCCCATATCCTTTTGTCTCTCCATCTGCAAAATCTTTTATGTGTATTTTTCCATCCTCCATATTCTGAAGGCAAATCTCTCCAGGGAGAACCTGTTCTTAATATCCAAAATACTGCGTTAATGAATCTTCTGTTATTATGTGCCAAACCTCCCCACGTACCTTCCCTTCCTGGCAAATGATCCTTTATCAAATCCCACATATTATCTGTTATATCATGCCTATGTAGCCCTAAATCCATTTTTACTCCTGATTTGTCTTTTCTTTCATATTATATCACAAATCTCATGACGACACTATCTAGGAAATTATTCGCCTTCCCTGATGAAATTAGAAAAGTGATCTATACGACAAACAATATTAAATCAGCAAATCGGTAAATTAGAAAAACAGATAGAATTTTCAATTGGGTATGACTTTTGGGGTTACTTCACTCTCATTTATTTATAGCCATACATTTCAGCTATATCTTTAATTTATTAGAGGTATATGGGAAGTTTTTGTGCTACAATCAACACATGTTCGGTAAGTATATAGTGGTTTTTTATGATTGGTAGACTTTCAGGGAAAGTTAGTGAGCTGGGATCTGATTATGTTGTCGTTGATGTTGGTGGAGTGGGATATATTGTATTTTGTTCCAGTAAGATAATTTGCAAGTATAATGTGAATGACGAAATTGAACTAATCACTCAAACAATTGTTAAAGAGAACGATATTAGTATTTTCGGCTTTGCAACCAACATAGATAAAGAATTTTTCAACCATCTCTTAACCATTCAAGGTGTGGGAGCAAAACTTGCCCAGACTGTGATAGGTGGTCTTACTATTGACGAAATTATAGAAGCAGTTCAAACAGAGGATGACAGTAAGTTTACTAGAATTAATGGTGTTGGACCTAAGCTTGCAGCAAGGCTTGTTAATGAGTTAAAAAGCAAAAAATTCATAAGCAAACTGCAAATGATCAAATCTAAAACTGATATAGAAAAAATAGTTGGAGTTGAGCCTATGCCTAAAATCTTGGACGCTAAATCGGTGCTTGTAAATTTAGGTTACAATAATATTAAGATAAACCACGTAATTCACGAGATCATATCAATGCACGGTGATATAGATTTAGAAGAACTAATAAAATTAGGAATTAAAAAACTTTCTGCTTAACACACACCTCAAACAAATTAAGAATTGGAAAATGTATAAGCGACATATATACTCCGATAACTTGAAAAATTGGCGTCAAAATACTTCGGACTTCGCATTTCGTCACGTACTTTTATACGCTCCTCATGCTCATCACTCGTATTCCTCGCTTTTTCCCAAGTTCTCTGTCGTCTATAAATTTCATCAACTCTTGATTTACGAGAGGTATATCTTGAAAAAAGCTAGGCCATGAGCGATGAGCATCAGGATTGTACAAGAGTACGTGATGAAATGCCTCAGTCCGATATATGACTACGCTAACTTTTTAGGTTATCAGAGTAGATATTTATGAAATACGATTATTTAGTTTTTATAGGTAGGTTTCAACCTTTTCATAATGGCCACAAGCATGTCATTAAAGAGGGGCTTAAAATTGCAAAAAAAATTATAGTGTTTTGTGGGTCTGCCAATCAACCCAAAAGCGCTAAGAATCCTTGGAGTTATAAAGAAAGACGTTATTTTATTTTAAAAAGCTTTGATGAAACAACATTGAGACGGTTGTGTGTCAAGCCATCAAACGACTATCCAAATGATAAGACATGGGTAGAAGAAGTTGAAAAGAAAGTTGGAAAAATAGTAAAAAAAGGTACCACGAATGCTAGCATCGCGTTAATTGGATGCGACAAAGATCAAAGTTCGTACTATTTAAAGTTATTTACAAAATGGAAATTAATAGAAATCCAACATTTTAAAAAAATCAACGCAACTCATATCAGAGATATATATTGCGCCATAAAAGATAATGAACAAGTAATCAGTGCAATCAAAAACTTGGTACCCAAAGAAGTTCTTATGTTTTTAATTAGACCGAAAGTTAGAGACCGGATAAAAATGGTAAGGTAAATCTAACTTTTTGGAAGTATCCTTAGCTAGGTTCAGAGTTAGTCCAGTATACTACTATTTAGATTATATCGCATTATGGATGCATGTTTTGTATCAAAATCACGTTCTAAATCATATACATCCCCTGATAAATAAGCTGTGCTATATTGTTTGATCATACCCAACTCTTCGTTCGATAACGTAAACCCCTCCAGGGAATGTAATATATTATGATGAAAACCAGCGCTAATGCCAAGAATCAATGAATCTGCTTCAGTATATCGCAACATATAAAGCGTTATCAGTTCTATCGTGGATAATTGATATTTATCAGCAATCCTAACGATAACTGAAAGTAATTGTTGAAATTTTTCCCATCCACCAAATTCATCAATAATTAATTGATATTTAACCAAGGATCTGTTTTCTAAGGTGTTAGGTTGATCTTTCCCAAGCCATTTTTTAGTCAAAAAACCACCAGCCAGCGTGCCATAACAAAAAACCTTGATTTTATGGGTTTTAGCGTATTTTATCAGACCATTCTCTGGTCTTTTATCTAAAAGAGAATATTGTACTTGAATTGATTCTATCTCTATGCGGCCTTCTTCCACAATCCTGCTTAAGTGTTGCGTGTTAAAGTTGGTTAAACCAATTTTTTGAATCAATCCCTGCTGTTTGAGTGCTTGTAAAATTTTTAGAGCTTCTAAGTAGTCACCAACATTATAGTCCCACCAATGAAACTGGACTAAATCTAATGAATCCACCTGTAACCGTTCACAAGAACGTTTAATAATATTTATAATTTGTGCTTCATCTAGATAATGTCGTCATGAGATTTTAAGCCAAAGAGATAAGCATCTAATCTGAATTGCGGCAAGGAAAGAAGCTGAATTTTTAGCATATCTGGTTGCAATTCCCCTCCATCTTTTAAGATGAAGAAAGGTGTTTTCTACAATATGCCTTATTTTGTATAAATCTTTATCGTATTTTCTCTGGGTGATTCTGTTCTTTTTAGGAGGAATAACAACTCTCATGCCCAATTCTTGGGCATGGTCAATTATGTAATTAGCATCGTACCCTCTGTCGGCTAGTAAGTACTCAGCTTTCATCTCTTCAATAAGATTAACAGCCTGCTTGCAATCAGCTTCTGAGCCTTTTGTGATAATAACTTTGAGTGGCATACCATGTGAATCCACGGCAAGGTGAATCTTTGTATTGAGCCCCC from Candidatus Bandiella woodruffii encodes:
- a CDS encoding IS1 family transposase, whose amino-acid sequence is MWKAYSRELKRVVAWVVGKRNVTTFRKLWKIISRDNCTYYTDDWSVYSEVIPRHQHVVGKQHTLSIESNNSNTRHRIARMTRKTKVVSKSEEVVDLTIKLWVHFEDNNNFLDSVVMRFVV
- the ruvA gene encoding Holliday junction branch migration protein RuvA, with amino-acid sequence MIGRLSGKVSELGSDYVVVDVGGVGYIVFCSSKIICKYNVNDEIELITQTIVKENDISIFGFATNIDKEFFNHLLTIQGVGAKLAQTVIGGLTIDEIIEAVQTEDDSKFTRINGVGPKLAARLVNELKSKKFISKLQMIKSKTDIEKIVGVEPMPKILDAKSVLVNLGYNNIKINHVIHEIISMHGDIDLEELIKLGIKKLSA
- a CDS encoding adenylyltransferase/cytidyltransferase family protein; translation: MKYDYLVFIGRFQPFHNGHKHVIKEGLKIAKKIIVFCGSANQPKSAKNPWSYKERRYFILKSFDETTLRRLCVKPSNDYPNDKTWVEEVEKKVGKIVKKGTTNASIALIGCDKDQSSYYLKLFTKWKLIEIQHFKKINATHIRDIYCAIKDNEQVISAIKNLVPKEVLMFLIRPKVRDRIKMVR
- a CDS encoding aldo/keto reductase, which translates into the protein MINIIKRSCERLQVDSLDLVQFHWWDYNVGDYLEALKILQALKQQGLIQKIGLTNFNTQHLSRIVEEGRIEIESIQVQYSLLDKRPENGLIKYAKTHKIKVFCYGTLAGGFLTKKWLGKDQPNTLENRSLVKYQLIIDEFGGWEKFQQLLSVIVRIADKYQLSTIELITLYMLRYTEADSLILGISAGFHHNILHSLEGFTLSNEELGMIKQYSTAYLSGDVYDLERDFDTKHASIMRYNLNSSILD
- a CDS encoding IS5 family transposase (programmed frameshift), yielding MDLGLHRHDITDNMWDLIKDHLPGREGTWGGLAHNNRRFINAVFWILRTGSPWRDLPSEYGGWKNTHKRFCRWRDKRIWEALLEIFVKEPDMEWLMIDASHSKVHPHASGAKGGNQDMSRTKGGLNTKIHLAVDSHGMPLKVIITKGSEADCKQAVNLIEEMKAEYLLADRGYDANYIIDHAQELGMRVVIPPKKNRITQRKYDKDLYKIRHIVENTFLHLKRWRGIATRYAKNSASFLAAIQIRCLSLWLKIS